A genome region from Microplitis demolitor isolate Queensland-Clemson2020A chromosome 1, iyMicDemo2.1a, whole genome shotgun sequence includes the following:
- the LOC103569047 gene encoding anillin, whose translation MDNNNTFTARMIRRAKNKKIHNNTANDNTNEYVKSKHSIHCPIDDKSGQRETKNNGNCVRGTSTTTTMGSQSNVKTIKTLAEGNNDSTITSLSAKINDLDAQIANLGIQETSPISTQNDHQKIYPTLRDLRPKSMLSDKNVETLIADEEQPGPCVDDNDNVVEHLDKFKTPMKPPRRKPNLESTRKASPRSAPTSQTNSPNIECTVSTILQTESPLSVAPAKDGDKDVNLGSPILPDEVEHFLENALGDELYNSSITYGAVIDNSNVNASDLMSQTPSKSFIRRVKSFFSRRRSTSKSNSQSLISPPKDSKTLNKIDRNFKLYRSLSMRVKRRLRGNVIKEESDNPVAAVPDYLQLPKDSINSQRIEKLLQEVRIQTTILNQASKALEMCQLRKEFNASLEEVESQRLLLLADIRKRLLLQELKDLSGISDDFQQLNKSEDPTVQCGSVSIKDIKLTLRECLYRESEPGEIQEWFVIVIMEGTNVYASSAISCPVETIMMEFPGFGCIMNDLSPNLKILLEVYVLKLTTGINYQHELKYHIGNDEKSSTCPSPSKFLKRVERHPLSPKTRRPVFLSSSFTVCGSVELTLRDLTINSPWPLVGVPRDSILLGTIGLDLTCTLNFSVDHKGFVNYLDEYDGLTYWTRRWCIFQGSYLLFWNYPEDVENKPPVVVIDLHSCASEKINHVTRSMCARPRTLLIETLRQSAADDKASLLIECHSGFTVTKHLLSYETTRELVDVMDKLNYVIGILRKWKITNTIRPPKPSSSPEMVSEL comes from the exons ATggacaataataatacttttactgct cgTATGATACGACGAgctaagaataaaaaaattcataataatacaGCAAATGATAACACAAATGAGTATGTTAAGAGTAAACACAGCATACATTGTCCTATTGATGATAAATCAGGCCAacgagaaacaaaaaataatggcAACTGTGTTAGAGGAACGTCGACGACGACTACGATGGGTTCACAATCCAATGTCAAGACAATAAAGACCCTAGCGGAAGGAAACAACGACTCGACAATAACTTCGCTCTCGGCTAAAATCAATGACCTCGATGCTCAGATCGCAAATTTGGGAATTCAGGAAACTTCGCCAATTAGTACCCAGAAtgatcatcaaaaaatttatcccaCGCTGAGAGACTTGAGGCCTAAGTCCATGCTTAGTGATAAAAATGTTGAGACATTGATTGCTGATGAGGAACAGCCCGGCCCTTGTGTTGATGACAATGATAACGTTGTCGAGCATCTTGATAAGTTTAAGACGCCAATGAAGCCGCCGAGACGTAAACCTAATTTGGAATCAACGCGCAAAGCTTCTCCGAGGTCAGCACCGACTAGTCAAACCAACTCGCCGAATATCGAGTGCACGGTGTCAACGATACTGCAGACTGAAAGTCCACTGTCTGTTGCACCAGCTAAAGACGGAGACAAGGATGTCAACTTGGGCAGTCCGATTCTGCCTGATGAAGTTGAACATTTTTTGGAGAACGCGCTGGGTGATGAATTGTACAACAGTTCAATAACATACGGAGCGGTAATAGATAATTCTAATGTCAATGCTTCAGACTTGATGTCTCAAACCCCTTCGAAGTCATTCATCAGAAGAGTAAAAAGTTTCTTTAGTCGTCGACGATCAACATCCAAAAGTAACTCGCAGTCACTGATCTCGCCGCCGAAAGACTCGAAAACGTTAAACAAGATCGACAGAAATTTTAAACTGTACAGATCATTGTCGATGAGAGTAAAAAGAAGATTACGCGGCAATGTAATAAAAGAAGAGAGCGACAACCCGGTAGCTGCAGTACCCGACTATCTTCAGCTGCCGAAGGACAGCATTAATAGCCAGAGAATTGAGAAGCTGCTGCAGGAAGTCCGGATACAGACAACGATACTGAATCAGGCGAGCAAAGCTCTGGAGATGTGCCAGCTCAGAAAAGAATTCAACGCGAGTCTAGAGGAAGTTGAGTCTCAACGTTTGCTGTTGCTGGCTGACATTCGCAAAAGACTGTTGCTCCAGGAGCTCAAGGATCTCAGCGGGATATCAGATGACTTCCAGCAGCTGAACAAATCAGAAGACCCGACTGTACAGTGCGGTAGCGTCAGTATCAAGGACATAAAACTGACCCTACGCGAGTGTCTTTACCGAGAGTCAGAACCTGGAGAAATACAGGAGTGGTTTGTAATCGTAATAATGGAGGGTACAAATGTGTATGCAAGTTCAGCGATTTCTTGTCCAGTTGAAACCATTATGATGGAGTTTCCAGGGTTCGGGTGCATCATGAACGACCTGTCGCCCAACCTCAAGATACTACTTGAAGTCTACGTGCTAAAATTGACTACCGGAATAAATTATCAGCACGAGCTCAAGTACCACATTGGTAACgatgaaaaaagttctacATGTCCATCACCATCGAAGTTCTTGAAAAGAGTTGAGCGTCATCCCCTCTCACCAAAAACACGTCGCCCAGTGTTTTTGTCCTCGTCATTCACCGTCTGCGGCAGCGTCGAGCTTACGCTGAGAGACCTGACCATCAACTCGCCCTGGCCACTAGTTGGAGTTCCGCGCGACTCCATTCTCCTGGGCACCATCGGCCTTGATCTCACCTGCACTCTAAACTTCTCAGTTGACCACAAAGGCTTCGTTAATTACCTAGACGAGTACGATGGCCTGACTTACTGGACTCGTCGCTGGTGCATATTCCAAGGCAGCTATCTCCTCTTTTGGAATTATCCTGAAGATGTGGAAAACAAACCCCCCGTTGTTGTCATCGACCTGCACAGCTGCGCTTCTGAGAAAATAAATCATGTCACCAGGTCGATGTGCGCCAGACCAAGGACTCTGCTCATTGAAACTCTTCGTCAAAGCGCCGCTGATGATAAGGCCAGTCTACTGATTGAATGTCATTCGGGATTCACTGTaactaa acATTTGCTATCATATGAAACGACTCGTGAACTTGTAGACGTCATGGATAAGTTGAATTACGTGATAGGAATCCTTCGAAAATGGAAAATCACGAACACTATCCGTCCACCTAAACCATCAAGCTCACCGGAAATGGTTTCcgaactataa
- the LOC103569037 gene encoding ribosome biogenesis protein BOP1 homolog: MPPTAKKTVKRKVKPEVISEDRNVQSKESEEDSGTEDLLAAEFNDTVDSSDEEVDENEPGDSDGEIDQVVFESDDSDELEFESDDDDDDDDDDDDDDDDDDDDEDDEDEDDGEEQEESEEDEEKEEEDVKTKNISSKDSKEKNKSDKIIAVKEQINKKKLNGTKIESKQKKSVENKKDENIDNKTPGQQVDEYEYDSSDEEDIRNTVGNIPMKWYDEHEHIGYDTEGRKLIKPQKGDQLDNFLKRMEDPDFWRSVKDPQTGQDVVLSDQDIELITRIQKQKIPDAKFDEYAPWVEWFTSQVEKMPLRNFPEHKRSFLPSKPEARKVSKIVHALKMGWMKSTAELEKEREEKNKMPQFYLLWEADDQPEDMRRIHKHIPAPKRHLPGHAESYNPPPEYLFDKKELKEWNKLKDTPWKRKLHFKPQKYKSLREVPAYPDYIKERFQRCLDLYMCPRGYKMKLNIDPEQLVPQLPSPQDLQPFPTTLSMIFKGHTDMVRSMTAQNRGQYIASGGDDMTLKIWEVATGRCIKSIPCGGVVRSVAWCPNEAISLIAVAADKKVLLINPGVGDHLVTSKTDKLMEIIPQSDVIVSERVQQALQWEQAGGDNWTNGIRVILNHFQTVKQIVWHAKGDYFATVMPEGQNRSVLIHQLSKRRSQVPFNRSKGLIQCVLFHPIRPFLFVATQRNIRIYDLVKQEIFKKLFSNSQWISSMSIHPGGDNILVGTYDRKILWFDLDFSTKPYQTLRLHGTGVRSVAFHKRYPLFASGSDDCKLVVCHGMVYNDLLQNPLIVPLKNLVNHEKFNDFGILDVMFHPIQPWVFSAGADSTIRMYS, from the exons atgccgCCTACGGCTAAGAAAACGGTCAAGAGGAAAGTGAAGCCGGAAGTTATTTCGGAGGATAGAAATGTGCAGAGTAAAGAGTCTGAAGAG gattCAGGAACTGAAGACTTGCTGGCTGCTGAATTTAATGATACTGTAGATAGTTCTGATGAAGAAGTTGATGAAAATGAACCTGGTGATTCTGATGGTGAAATAGATCAAGTTGTTTTTGAGTCTGATGATAGTGATGAGCTTGAATTTGAaagtgatgatgatgatgatgatgatgatgatgatgatgatgatgatgatgatgatgatgatgatgaagatgatgaagatgaagacGATGGGGAGGAGCAGGAAGAGAGCGAAGAGGATGAGGAAAAAGAAGAGGAAGatgtaaaaactaaaaatatttctagtaAAGatagcaaagaaaaaaataaatctgataaaattattgcggTGAaggaacaaataaataaaaagaaattaaatggaacaaaaattgaaagtaagcaaaaaaaatcagtagaaaataagaaagatgaaaatattgataataagaCACCTGGGCAACAAGTAGATGAGTATGAATATGACAGTTCTGATGAGGAAGACATTAGAAACACGGTAGGAAACATACCAATGAAGTGGTACGATGAGCACGAGCATATTGGTTACGATACGGAAGGAAGGAAGTTGATAAAACCCCAGAAAGGTGATCAGCTGGACAATTTCTTGAAGAGAATGGAAGATCCAGATTTCTGGAGGAGCGTCAAAGATCCACAGACTGGCCAGGATGTTGTTTTGAGCGATCAAGATATCGAGTTGATCACCAGGAtacagaaacaaaaaatacctGATGCCAAGTTCGATGAGTATGCGCCCTGGGTCGAGTGGTTTACGTCCCAGGTAGAAAAGATGCCGCTGAGAAACTTCCCAGAGCACAAACGATCATTTTTGCCTTCGAAGCCTGAGGCCAGGAAGGTATCCAAGATAGTCCACGCGCTGAAGATGGGCTGGATGAAGTCCACAGCTGAGTTGGAGAAGGAACGCGAGGAAAAGAACAAAATGCCACAGTTTTACTTGCTGTGGGAAGCTGACGATCAGCCTGAAGACATGCGGAGGATCCATAAGCACATTCCAGCTCCAAAGAGACACTTACCAGGTCACGCTGAGAGCTACAACCCGCCTCCTGAGTATCTCTTTGACAAGAAAGAACTCAAAGAATGGAACAAGTTAAAGGACACACCTTGGAAGAGGAAACTGCACTTCAAACCCCAAAAATACAAGTCGTTGAGAGAAGTTCCAGCTTATCCTGACTACATAAAAGAAAGATTCCAACGTTGTCTGGATCTCTACATGTGTCCGAGAGGCTACAAGATGAAACTGAATATTGACCCAGAGCAACTGGTCCCACAACTGCCGAGCCCACAAGATCTCCAGCCATTCCCCACCACGCTCTCGATGATCTTCAAAGGACATACTGACATGGTCCGGTCAATGACAGCACAGAACAGAGGCCAGTACATCGCATCCGGTGGCGATGACATGACTCTGAAGATATGGGAAGTCGCCACTGGCCGTTGTATCAAATCTATACCCTGCGGTGGAGTTGTCCGTAGTGTCGCTTGGTGTCCCAACGAAGCGATATCTCTCATCGCCGTCGCCGCAGACAAAAAAGTCTTACTGATAAACCCCGGGGTCGGCGACCACCTGGTCACCAGCAAAACAGACAAACTCATGGAGATTATTCCTCAAAGCGACGTTATTGTCAGCGAGAGAGTTCAGCAAGCTCTTCAGTGGGAACAAGCTGGTGGCGATAACTGGACCAACGGAATCCGAGTTATTTTGAACCACTTCCAGACAGTAAAACAGATTGTTTGGCACGCCAAGGGTGATTACTTTGCCACAGTGATGCCTGAGGGTCAGAACAGGTCAGTGTTGATCCACCAGTTGTCCAAGAGGCGGTCCCAAGTGCCTTTCAACAGATCTAAAGGTCTCATTCAGTGCGTTCTGTTTCACCCCATCAGACCTTTCCTGTTTGTTGCC acGCAAAGGAACATCAGGATTTACGACCTGGTCAAGcaggaaatatttaaaaaattattttcaaactcACAATGGATCTCCAGCATGTCGATACATCCAG GTGGTGACAACATCCTCGTGGGGACTTACGACCGTAAAATACTTTGGTTCGACTTGGACTTTAGCACAAAACCCTACCAGACTTTGCGACTACACGGAACTGGAGTCCGTAGCGTGGCCTTCCACAAACGGTACCCGCTGTTTGCTTCTGGGTCTGACGATTGCAAGCTCGTTGTGTGCCACGGGATGGTTTATAACGACCTTTTGCAGAATCCTCTGATAGTCCCGCTTAAAAATCTAGTTAACCACGAAAAGTTCAATGACTTCGGGATCCTCGACGTCATGTTCCACCCAATTCAGCCCTGGGTCTTCTCTGCTGGGGCCGACAGTACAATAAGAATGtactcataa
- the LOC103569030 gene encoding tRNA (adenine(37)-N6)-methyltransferase, whose protein sequence is MDTDVSSELDPQYLLGQLNTARSEINNLRQQVKGLKYIFEKDVSNIKRLIGRQGAVAEIDPAVEASTSTSPSILQSTSSLALEPIGIINTGFPSKRGTPRQPGIGKESRGKITLFNTVFTNPEHALNGLEDYSHMWILFHFHRNDSTHVRAKVAPPRLNGARTGVFSTRSPHRPCPIGLSLVKIINIEGNTILFEGVDTVDGTPVLDIKPYIPQYDDPLHVEQQMRRESVQEFDDRVDLYNDTANGDIECFGEAQLDVSRDEELAMRLQAEEFQGIGNDLNLSQRPLDPLADGNLEASNGPVDDPVPGPSRLGSENPQATGPDPSALPESEDARNSRLLDGADGPSIVCVTDMDLINRRALNPRLDNSPIRMGVREAPDGEEGFESQPLRPSLTVGNIQSIPAAGTFQNFPTARSSADTPDNQFQVRVPDWISQPLSQSLSVVFNERAVRQLTEIAKDKSEEQKRAILNVLREDPRSVYLRQRWANQFYTFLINDLHISCRFDDTRHIVTVFQVRHAGRTCECGEPEWQCLGHSPIS, encoded by the exons atgGATACTGATGTATCCAGTGAACTTGATCCTCAATATTTACTTGGGCAACTGAATACTGCTAGAAGTGAAATTAACAATctaag acAACAGGTAAAAGGcctgaaatatatttttgaaaaagatgTCAGTAATATAAAACGTCTTATTGGACGCCAAGGCGCTGTAGCTGAAATTGATCCGGCAGTTGAAGCTTCGACTTCGACTTCACCTTCTATTTTACAATCAACCAGTAGTTTAGCTCTAGAACCTATTGGTATAATCAACACGGGGTTTCCTAGCAAACGCGGGACTCCAAGACAACCGGGAATTGGCAAAGAATCACGTGGGAagataactttatttaatactgTGTTTACTAACCCGGAGCACGCACTCAATGGACTTGAAGACTACTCCCATATGtg GATTCTGTTCCACTTTCATAGAAATGATTCGACGCATGTGAGAGCCAAAGTAGCACCGCCAAGACTCAATGGCGCGAGGACGGGAGTATTTTCTACGCGGTCACCGCACCGGCCGTGTCCGATAGGTTTGAGTTTGGTgaagattataaatattgaaggGAACACTATTTTGTTTGAAGGGGTCGACACGGTGGACGGGACCCCGGTGCTGGATATAAAGCCGTACATTCCTCAGTATGACGACCCGCTACATGTAGAGCAGCAGATGCGACGTGAAAGTGTCCAAGAGTTTGATGATAGAGTGGATCTGTACAATGACACTGCCAATGGAGATATTGAGTGTTTTGGTGAAGCTCAGCTGGATGTGTCGAGAGACGAGGAGCTGGCGATGAGACTGCAGGCTGAAGAGTTCCAGGGTATAGGTAATGATCTAAACTTATCGCAGAGACCTTTGGACCCTTTAGCTGATGGTAATCTAGAAGCGAGCAATGGACCGGTTGATGATCCAGTACCTGGGCCATCTAGACTTGGATCAGAAAATCCTCAAGCTACGGGACCTGATCCGAGTGCTTTACCAGAGTCAGAAGACGCGAGGAACTCGAGACTTCTTGACGGCGCTGATGGACCCAGCATCGTCTGTGTAACTGACATGGACTTAATTAACAGACGCGCGTTGAACCCTCGTCTAGATAACTCGCCAATTAGAATGGGAGTCCGGGAAGCGCCTGATGGAGAAGAGGGATTCGAATCACAGCCATTGAGACCGTCGCTTACTGTCGGTAATATTCAGAGTATTCCTGCTGCTGGGACTTTTCAAAACTTTCCCACGGCAAGATCCAGCGCTGATACCCCAGACAATCAATTCCAAGTTCGTGTTCCCGACTGGATTTCTCAGCCGCTTTCCCAGTCGCTGTCCGTGGTCTTCAATGAGCGAGCCGTGAGACAGCTCACTGAGATAGCAAAGGACAAATCTGAGGAACAGAAGCGCGCGATTCTAAATGTACTGCGCGAAGATCCGCGGTCTGTTTATCTGCGCCAGCGGTGGGCCAATCaattttacacatttttaataaatgatctTCACATCAGCTGTAGATTTGATGACACCAGACATATCGTCACGGTTTTTCAGGTGCGTCACGCTGGGCGGACGTGCGAATGCGGCGAACCTGAATGGCAGTGTCTAGGTCATTCACCTATAtcctaa
- the LOC103569021 gene encoding transcription factor TFIIIB component B'' homolog, with the protein MYRSRVIVTANIPLKRKFRNPVKKPDEDGTSTLMNVNKQETNEVCEKIIKTEEKIKEEVPLDDSTIDKTSDNKSNSNDFDKIKDKVDADTPDNSNICTPVADNPKTNDDIPVTVDVTDVSDTVTDVPATGADISAANADASDTGVSDAESISIISATEPKKSVTSETGSQSKSLSRGCFMRPVPRLDGHGRIRRNSVQGSGASASESEDDSRRHFTVPININGINNNKTDSLDNNQCSINVSFSSSNSNNNNNIINNNNNNSNTDNETSTSLSKSYVRQKKKIVISESARKLAEARREFQLKYENLKPDRAKLTMYDLIHYNPSTNPMKQIETSNRNIALRCQVSEEELEADVDADDPEDGGMPAPQVKVGPDGQLILDEQSLVIERTGVAKQREALANSEAIIDDNIYGSGFYKQRSRMKEWPKWETIKFYKALSTIGTDFSLMKSLFPKRSRNDIKRKYKKEEKTNRKLVEKALSSGLHFDVDLLKQELETFDKLEATSKRSGDKIKTSRRKKAQRRIAVTSLGQAALDNEENQELTDKKSKKPPGNKNIKPDPSINKKKKKLKRARSISLQSNCDDSADAGSESDTEVYRPRPTRSGRVPRPKKLRINSKHILDNILGDKTDDVETPSKDTPDSTAGKILSLERDENSGADISNVEPGSLVIVSNESAEEPGKTEVQVYMVKSTNDAQNSPSGSGSKPVLATEMISVVTKNLISHHDELDID; encoded by the exons atgtatcgtTCGCGTGTGATAGTGACAGCAAATATTcctttgaaaagaaaatttcgtAACCCGGTTAAAAAACCAGATGAAGATGGAACCAGTACGTTGATGAACGTAAACAAACAAGAGACAAATGAAgtatgtgaaaaaataattaaaactgagGAGAAAATTAAGGAAGAAGTTCCTCTAGATGACAGTACAATAGATAAAACAAgtgataataaatcaaattcaaatgactttgataaaataaaagataaagttGATGCTGATACTCctgataattcaaatatttgtacCCCAGTTGCTGATAATCCCAAAACTAATGATGATATTCCTGTTACCGTTGATGTCACTGATGTTTCTGACACTGTCACTGATGTTCCTGCTACTGGTGCTGATATTTCTGCTGCTAATGCTGATGCTTCTGATACTGGAGTTTCTGACGCCGAgtcaatttcaattatttctgCTACTGAACCAAAAAAATCAGTTACTTCCGAGACTGGTTCCCAATCAAAGTCGCTGTCACGTGGATGCTTCATGCGACCAGTGCCCAGATTAGATGGCCATGGAAGAATACGCAGGAACAGCGTCCAAGGAAGCGGAGCCAGTGCCAGCGAATCTGAAGATGACAGTCGCCGGCATTTCACGGTACCCATTAATATCAATGGTATTAACAACAACAAGACAGACAGTTTGGATAATAATCAGTGTAGTATTAATGTTAGTtttagtagtagtaatagtaataataataataatattattaataataataacaataatagtaatactgACAATGAAACGTCAACTAGTCTGTCAAAGAGTTACGtgagacagaaaaaaaaaatagttatttctGAATCAGCGCGAAAGCTCGCAGAAGCGAGAAGAGAGTTTCAATTGAAATACGAAAACCTCAAGCCAGATCGTGCTAAGCTTACAATGTATGACTTGATTCATTATAATCCTTCGACAAATCCAATGAAGCAAATAGAAACTTCAAATAGAAACATTGCTCTGAG ATGTCAGGTGAGCGAAGAAGAGTTGGAAGCAGACGTTGATGCTGACGATCCGGAAGACGGTGGAATGCCGGCGCCGCAAGTTAAGGTTGGACCTGATGGACAATTGATACTTGATGAGCAGAGTCTTGTCATTGAGAGAACTGGTGTGGCAAAACAACGGGAAGCGCTGGCCAACAGCGAGGCTATTATTGATGACAACATCTACGGAAGCGGGTTTTATAAACAGCGGTCGAGAATGAAAGAATGGCCCAAGTGGGagactattaaattttacaaagcGTTGAGTACTATAGGGACTGATTTTTCGTTGATGAAAAGTCTCTTCCCAAAGCGTTCGCGCAATGACATCAAACgtaaatacaaaaaagaaGAGAAAACTAATAGGAAGCTGGTGGAGAAAGCGCTGTCTTCTGGTTTGCATTTTGACGTCGATTTATTGAAGCAGGAGTTGGAGACCTTTGATAAATTGGAAGCGACTTCAAAACGTTCtggtgataaaattaaaacaagtaGACGGAAGAAAGCTCAGCGTAGAATTGCTGTCACTAGTTTGGGACAGGCGGCGTTGGATAACGAAGAAAACCAGGAGTtgactgataaaaaaagtaaaaaaccacctggtaacaaaaatataaaacctgATCCAtctatcaacaaaaaaaagaagaaactAAAACGCGCAAGATCAATTTCTCTTCAATCAAATTGCGACGATTCCGCTGACGCCGGTAGTGAAAGTGATACCGAAGTCTACAGACCCCGACCTACTCGCTCAGGACGAGTTCCAAGACCCAAGAAATTACGAATAAACTCAAAGCACATCCTGGATAATATTCTCGGTGACAAAACCGATGACGTAGAGACTCCCAGCAAAGACACTCCCGATTCCACTGCTGGTAAAATACTGTCTCTAGAACGAGACGAAAACTCTGGCGCCGACATCAGCAACGTGGAACCTGGATCTCTGGTGATTGTCTCCAATGAATCTGCCGAGGAACCCGGGAAAACAGAAGTCCAGGTCTACATGGTAAAGTCCACTAACGATGCTCAAAATTCTCCATCAGGTTCAGGTTCAAAGCCTGTCCTTGCCACAGAAATGATTTCCGTGGTCACTAAAAATCTTATTTCACATCACGATGAATTAGATATCgactga
- the LOC103569013 gene encoding uncharacterized protein LOC103569013, with protein sequence MNTILESTELYIDTFTEIVRKLSSSIMTLTLDTFGLSSELINKVKTKDVSYTNMFDCYKQFINYLSFDNFQILLLKVFISTFLCIIFMIYGAWYIYGSRISDRFMDRVINMDNKRSSFIKDS encoded by the exons ATGAATACTATTTTAGAAAGCACAGAATTGTACATCGATACTTTCACTGAAATAGTCCGTAAATTGTCATCATCTATAATGACACTGACATTAGACACTTTTGGATTGTCatcagaattaataaataaagtcaaaaCCAAAGATGTATCATATACTAATATGTTTGATTGTTATAAACAGTTTATAAACTACCTGTCATTTGATAATTTCCAAATACTTCTGCTAAAAGTATTCATAAGTacctttttatgtataatatttatgatctatgGAGCCTGGTATATTTATGGATCACGAATATCTGATCGGTTCATGGATCGag TCATCAACATGGACAATAAACGCAGCAGTTTCATCAAAGACTCATag
- the LOC103569005 gene encoding pleckstrin homology domain-containing family J member 1 produces MKYNEKELIEISRGIGELEGRLNHKRAHKSVFKERWFKLKSNLLFYFNITELGQVDEKQPAGIIILENYNVNTDAASEGPFAFSIVFRDEQDKRHILTGRSESQVSQWVSALKQASYEYWRSQLIMLQEKLCQKTGKDPLLIFPRNRGVIRDEAWNTTTTFRSHIRSLTGSTSSLTSVINKETNLIELS; encoded by the exons atgaaatacAATGAAAAAGAGTTAATTGAAATAAGTCGGGGTATTGGTGAATTGGAAGGACGTTTAAATCACAAACGGGCACATAAATCAG tATTTAAAGAACGATGGTTCAAACTGAAAAGCAACTTGTTATTTTACTTCAACATCACTGAACTGGGTCAGGTTGACGAAAAACAACCTGCTGGAATAATAATCCTCGAGAACTACAATGTCAACACTGATGCCGCGTCAGAAGGACCATTTGCTTTCAGCATCGTGTTTAGAGATGAGCAAGACAAGCGTCACATTCTCACTGGCAGGTCTGAGTCACAAGTGAGCCAATGGGTGTCTGCGTTGAAGCAAGCCAGCTACGAGTATTGGCGCTCCCAGCTGATAATGCTTCAGGAAAAATTATGTCAGAAGACTGGTAAAGATCCATTACTCATTTTTCCACGTAACCGTGGAGTCATCAGAGATGAAGCCTGGAATACAACGACCACTTTCCGATCTCACATACGTTCATTAACTGGTTCCACGTCCTCGTTGACTTCTGTTATTAATAAGGAAACAAATCTCATCGAGCTATCGTAG